A single region of the Peromyscus eremicus chromosome 16_21, PerEre_H2_v1, whole genome shotgun sequence genome encodes:
- the Lyg1 gene encoding lysozyme g-like protein 1, producing MSPLWLLLGLLALTGSSESSSWGCYGNIRTLNTPGASCVIGRRHGLPYCGVRASERLAEIDRPYLLRYQPTMRIVGRKYCMDPAVIAGVLSRESQGGNFVVDMGNMGNGIGVIQDSSFYPPTSWKSDSWVSQKTEILTTKIKEVQARFPSWTPDQYLRGGLCAYSKGPTFVRSNQDLNCDFCNDVLARAKYFKNHGF from the exons GCTCTTCTGAAAGCAGCAGTTGGGGATGCTATGGAAACATCCGAACCCTGAACACCCCAGGAGCGTCTTGCGTGATTGGAAGACGGCATGGGCTGCCTTACTGCG GAGTCCGTGCCTCTGAAAGGCTGGCTGAAATAGACAGGCCATATCTTCTGAGATATCAACCCACGATGAGAATTGTTGGCCGGAAATACTGTATGGATCCTGCAGTGATCGCTGGTGTCTTGTCAAGGGAGTCTCAGGGTGGCAATTTCGTGGTCGACATGGGCAACATGGGTAATGGAATCGGGGTGATACAG GACTCAAGCTTCTACCCTCCCACATCTTGGAAGAGTGATTCCTGGGTTTCCCAGAAAACTGAAATCCTGACAACTAAAATCAAAGAAGTCCAGGCAAGGTTTCCTAGCTGGACCCCCGACCAGTACCTGAGAG GTGGACTCTGTGCCTACAGTAAGGGTCCAACCTTTGTCCGAAGCAACCAGGATCTAAACTGTGACTTCTGCAATGATGTCCTTGCGCGAGCCAAATATTTCAAGAACCACGGCTTCTAG